The genomic DNA TTGACTATTTCTAAGGATAAATCTTGGGGAATATATTGAAGTGGCCCTGTATACTCATTCATATCATTTAAATAAATTATAATTTTTAGGATTTTTCTATCTTCTCTATCTATATGCCATAACCTGGAACCTTGCTCGATTTTATTAGCTACATCTCTGCGAAAATATACCCCATTGTAGGCTACTGGTAAACCCAAATAATTCTCCACAATATTGAGTAAACGTTGTTCAAGTCCCCAGAAAAAGATTTCTGGATATTCCATTATTTGCTGGGAACTAGCGTGAACAACAAACTCATTTTTTTGTCCAAAAGTATTGTCAGGTATTTTTGGTATAAGGTTTTTTGCTGCTGCGAGGATGTCAGGTGTAGATGGAATTCCCAATTCTTCTAATGAAGTAATTACAACACCTTCATAATTTATCTTGTCTACTAGATCGAGATCAGCCTTTGCCAGAATAGGTAGATTTATAATGTGATTTTTTACTGCTGCTTGATAAGCCAGATCCTCTTGATATCTTATAAATGGTATGGCATCAATTTTTTTTAAAATTTTATTCCGTGTTTTTTGCAAAAATGTATACATCCCTGTGATCCTCGCACTGCTTTCATTTGAGTGAAATAACTTAGATTGAAAATTATCTGCGAAGGCTAGTAATACAGCCAGGCTAAACACTACTACTAACCTTAATATTTCTCAATGGAATTATTAAGAAAGTTGTTTTTTATACT from Nodularia sp. LEGE 06071 includes the following:
- a CDS encoding 2OG-Fe(II) oxygenase, with the protein product MYTFLQKTRNKILKKIDAIPFIRYQEDLAYQAAVKNHIINLPILAKADLDLVDKINYEGVVITSLEELGIPSTPDILAAAKNLIPKIPDNTFGQKNEFVVHASSQQIMEYPEIFFWGLEQRLLNIVENYLGLPVAYNGVYFRRDVANKIEQGSRLWHIDREDRKILKIIIYLNDMNEYTGPLQYIPQDLSLEIVKDLKYTSGYIQEQTMRKFVSPANYKSCTGSIGTVIFAATGSIFHRGKLPVKSDRFAIFFDYSSRRQKKRYYMAKSLPHQDLFLLSQNLPEHKKKCIFY